The proteins below are encoded in one region of Aquisphaera giovannonii:
- a CDS encoding DinB family protein has product MSYAETLLPEFDQEMASTRKVLERLPDDKLDWKAHPKSHTIGWNANHVADIPHWIVEVLTKPALDIAPADGPRYQTPALTSRREILENFDRNVAEARAAIAAAKDEDVRQPWSLLSGGQPIMAMPRAAMIRGMVLNHLIHHRAHLCVYYRLNEIPVPGMYGPSGDD; this is encoded by the coding sequence ATGTCGTATGCCGAGACGCTGCTGCCGGAGTTCGACCAGGAGATGGCGAGCACCCGCAAGGTCCTGGAACGGCTCCCGGACGACAAGCTCGACTGGAAGGCCCACCCGAAGTCGCACACGATCGGCTGGAACGCGAACCACGTGGCGGACATCCCGCACTGGATCGTCGAGGTCCTGACGAAGCCGGCCCTGGACATCGCGCCGGCGGACGGCCCGCGGTACCAGACGCCGGCCCTGACCAGCCGGCGGGAGATCCTCGAGAACTTCGACCGGAACGTCGCCGAGGCCCGCGCCGCGATCGCCGCGGCGAAGGACGAGGACGTGCGCCAGCCGTGGTCGCTCCTCAGCGGCGGCCAGCCGATCATGGCCATGCCCCGCGCCGCGATGATCCGGGGCATGGTCCTCAATCACCTGATCCACCATCGCGCCCACCTCTGCGTCTACTACCGCCTCAACGAGATCCCCGTCCCGGGCATGTACGGCCCCTCGGGCGACGATTGA
- a CDS encoding DUF362 domain-containing protein, which yields MKPEDSLKVAIAHDPKDIAGAIERALGELTLDDFRDKVVAIKPNDTTAHADDRTACTSAESLRATIRFVKRLHPKSIVVTGGAGAMKSEDVAKVMGYTEVIASEGVEWFDHNQPPFEAVDLAFGPQRKIVVNPRVLTYEKVVSLAQLKVHSTATVTLSIKNVAMSFPCADFYGYPRVKQERHPHNILVDKQAFLVGMLMRFPIDLGIVVGQPAMIGKGPIGGKAVDTGLVIAGRNPVSVDSVGAHLLGFETLAVQHIRQAAELGLGVPLTPVGGESGKGRLAVVGIPVEEATRIFRRAAYGQEF from the coding sequence ATGAAGCCCGAAGACTCGCTCAAGGTCGCCATCGCCCACGACCCGAAGGACATCGCCGGGGCCATCGAGCGGGCCCTCGGCGAGCTCACGCTCGACGACTTCCGCGACAAGGTCGTCGCCATCAAGCCCAACGACACCACCGCGCACGCCGACGACAGGACGGCCTGCACGTCGGCGGAGTCGCTGCGGGCGACGATCCGGTTCGTCAAGAGGCTGCACCCGAAGTCGATCGTCGTGACCGGCGGCGCCGGCGCGATGAAGTCCGAGGACGTGGCGAAGGTCATGGGCTATACCGAGGTCATCGCCTCCGAGGGCGTCGAGTGGTTCGACCACAATCAGCCCCCCTTCGAGGCGGTGGACCTGGCGTTCGGCCCCCAGCGCAAGATCGTGGTCAACCCCCGCGTGCTGACCTACGAGAAGGTCGTGTCCCTGGCGCAGCTCAAGGTCCACTCGACGGCGACGGTGACGCTCTCGATCAAGAACGTCGCGATGAGCTTCCCCTGCGCCGACTTCTACGGGTACCCGCGGGTGAAGCAGGAGCGGCACCCGCACAACATCCTGGTGGACAAGCAGGCGTTCCTGGTCGGGATGCTGATGCGGTTCCCGATCGACCTGGGGATCGTGGTTGGGCAGCCGGCGATGATCGGCAAGGGCCCGATCGGCGGCAAGGCGGTGGACACCGGGCTGGTGATCGCGGGCCGCAACCCCGTCTCGGTGGACTCCGTGGGGGCGCACCTCCTGGGCTTCGAGACGCTGGCCGTCCAGCACATCCGGCAGGCGGCCGAGCTCGGCCTGGGCGTCCCCCTCACGCCGGTCGGCGGCGAGTCCGGCAAGGGCCGGCTGGCCGTCGTCGGGATCCCGGTCGAGGAGGCGACAAGGATCTTCCGCAGGGCGGCATACGGGCAGGAGTTCTGA
- the selB gene encoding selenocysteine-specific translation elongation factor, producing MESGGRNLVLGTAGHIDHGKTALVRALTGVDTDRLPAERQRGITIDLGFASLELGEDRLAVVDVPGHERFIRNMLAGASGLDLAMLVVAADDSVMPQTREHLEILELLGLSGGLVALTKCDLADASWTGLVEDEVRELVRGTFLEGAPIVRTAATTGLGIDALKAELAALCGSATIRPDPGLFRMAVDRSFTVAGHGTVVTGTVASGEVAVGDELEWQPEGRVVRVRGLHRHDRPVDRVGRGSRAAINVAGVHHEEVRRGHELAAPGYLRASKVLSVQLSAAEDAARPLRHRGRYRVHLGTAEVSATLALLEGNALAAGSGGLGQLFLAEPVVAVHGQPLVIREESPPATLGGGRVVQPLARRLRRRDEASMDRLRRLRSADPKERAAAALAFLGLNPASDRELCALAGIPIGEVPGVLDELTRSGALVEVPIGPRRTTRVLAEFVADLEDRVLRALSRLHAARPRHSAIPRAHLAAELPDLSSEALIAGVIDRLKARGEVLAEARTVAAKGHSPKLSQGERKLKEELHAAIRAGGISPPEVSDLAATAGSRAAVVPDLLALLRDEQRAVEISPSLFLDFDAAADLRRRVREHLEGGRTMTMADLRDLLSTTRKYAVPIGEYLDRIGLTRREGDVRRLGDAEA from the coding sequence ATGGAAAGCGGCGGTCGCAACCTGGTCCTGGGGACGGCGGGGCACATCGACCACGGCAAGACGGCGCTGGTGCGGGCGCTGACGGGCGTGGACACGGACCGCCTGCCGGCGGAGAGGCAGCGGGGGATCACCATCGACCTGGGGTTCGCCTCGCTGGAGCTGGGCGAGGACCGGCTGGCCGTGGTGGACGTGCCGGGGCACGAGCGGTTCATCCGCAACATGCTGGCGGGCGCCTCCGGGCTGGACCTGGCGATGCTGGTCGTCGCGGCCGACGACTCGGTGATGCCGCAGACCCGCGAGCACCTGGAGATCCTGGAGCTGCTGGGCCTCTCCGGCGGCCTCGTCGCGCTGACGAAGTGCGACCTGGCGGACGCCTCGTGGACCGGCCTGGTCGAGGACGAGGTCCGCGAGCTCGTCCGCGGGACGTTCCTGGAAGGCGCCCCGATCGTCCGCACGGCCGCCACGACGGGCCTGGGGATCGACGCCCTCAAGGCGGAGCTGGCGGCGCTCTGCGGGTCCGCGACGATCCGGCCGGACCCGGGGCTCTTCCGGATGGCCGTGGACCGCTCGTTCACGGTGGCCGGGCACGGCACCGTGGTCACGGGCACGGTGGCCTCCGGCGAGGTCGCCGTCGGGGACGAGCTGGAGTGGCAGCCCGAGGGGCGCGTCGTCCGCGTCCGCGGCCTGCACCGCCACGACCGGCCCGTCGATCGCGTGGGCCGCGGCTCGCGCGCGGCGATCAACGTGGCGGGCGTGCACCACGAGGAGGTCCGCCGCGGGCACGAGCTGGCGGCGCCCGGCTACCTCCGCGCGTCGAAGGTCCTGAGCGTCCAGCTCTCCGCGGCCGAGGACGCCGCGCGGCCGCTGCGGCACCGCGGGCGATATCGGGTCCACCTGGGCACGGCCGAGGTCTCGGCGACGCTCGCCCTGCTGGAGGGCAACGCCCTGGCGGCCGGCTCCGGCGGGCTCGGCCAGCTCTTCCTGGCGGAGCCCGTGGTCGCCGTGCACGGCCAGCCGCTGGTGATCCGCGAGGAGAGCCCGCCGGCGACGCTCGGCGGCGGCCGCGTGGTCCAGCCCCTCGCCCGGAGGCTCCGCCGCCGCGACGAGGCCTCCATGGATCGCCTCCGCCGCCTCCGTTCGGCCGACCCCAAGGAGCGGGCCGCCGCGGCGCTCGCCTTCCTGGGCCTGAATCCCGCGTCCGACCGGGAGCTCTGCGCCCTGGCCGGCATCCCCATCGGCGAGGTCCCGGGCGTGCTCGACGAGCTCACCCGGTCCGGCGCCCTCGTCGAGGTCCCGATCGGGCCGAGGCGGACGACCCGGGTCCTGGCCGAGTTCGTCGCCGACCTGGAGGACCGGGTCCTGCGGGCCCTCTCCCGGCTCCACGCCGCGCGGCCGAGGCACTCGGCGATCCCCCGCGCCCACCTCGCGGCCGAGCTGCCGGACCTCTCCAGCGAGGCCCTGATCGCCGGGGTCATCGACCGGCTGAAGGCCCGGGGCGAGGTCCTCGCCGAGGCCCGCACCGTCGCGGCGAAGGGCCATTCGCCGAAGCTCAGCCAGGGCGAGCGGAAGCTCAAGGAGGAGTTGCACGCCGCCATCCGCGCCGGGGGCATCAGCCCGCCGGAGGTGTCCGACCTCGCCGCGACGGCCGGCTCGCGCGCGGCCGTCGTCCCCGACCTCCTGGCCCTGCTCCGGGACGAGCAGCGCGCGGTCGAGATCTCCCCCTCGCTCTTCCTCGACTTCGACGCCGCGGCCGACCTCCGCCGCCGCGTCCGCGAGCACCTGGAGGGGGGCCGGACGATGACCATGGCCGACCTCCGCGACCTCCTGTCCACGACCCGCAAGTACGCCGTGCCCATCGGCGAGTACCTCGACCGCATCGGCCTCACCCGCCGCGAGGGCGACGTCCGCCGCCTGGGCGACGCCGAAGCGTGA
- a CDS encoding TlpA disulfide reductase family protein, producing the protein MRTYLLAVAAGLACTGAMAGDILNLGDAAPKLAVSKFVKGEKVEGFEPGKTYVVEFWATWCGPCRASIPHLTELAHKYKDKGVRFIGVDVWERDLSKVEPFLKEMGDKMDYSVALDDVADPSNPSAGKMATGWMEAAGENGIPTAFVIRDGKVAWIGHPMSMDEPLAKITAGDWDAKAKAPERLAAKAKEKKMMEVQAKVYGPLRKKDFKAGLAAIKEVTASDPELAGAFDDVKLMCLNQVGEADEAAALAGKMLEANKDNAMALNGLAWTIVDPDLKQDVDPRLARVALDAARKANDLTGDKDMAVLDTLACAEYRAGNAEAAVAAEEKALKALEAAVKEKAKDHPYYKQFTGRIELFRKSGKKAEAK; encoded by the coding sequence ATGCGGACGTATCTCCTCGCGGTGGCGGCCGGCCTCGCCTGCACCGGCGCGATGGCCGGCGACATCCTGAACCTGGGCGACGCCGCGCCCAAGCTCGCGGTCTCGAAGTTCGTCAAGGGGGAGAAGGTGGAGGGCTTCGAGCCCGGCAAGACCTACGTGGTCGAATTCTGGGCGACCTGGTGCGGCCCCTGCCGCGCCAGCATCCCGCACCTGACGGAGCTGGCCCACAAGTACAAGGACAAGGGGGTCCGGTTCATCGGCGTGGACGTCTGGGAGCGCGACCTCTCGAAGGTCGAGCCGTTCCTGAAGGAGATGGGCGACAAGATGGATTACTCCGTCGCGCTCGACGACGTCGCGGACCCGAGCAACCCGAGCGCCGGCAAGATGGCCACCGGCTGGATGGAGGCCGCCGGCGAGAACGGCATCCCGACGGCGTTCGTGATCCGCGACGGCAAGGTCGCCTGGATCGGCCACCCGATGAGCATGGACGAGCCGCTGGCCAAGATCACCGCCGGCGACTGGGACGCCAAGGCCAAGGCGCCGGAGCGGCTCGCGGCCAAGGCGAAGGAAAAGAAGATGATGGAGGTCCAGGCGAAGGTCTACGGGCCCCTCCGGAAGAAGGACTTCAAGGCCGGCCTCGCCGCCATCAAGGAAGTCACCGCCAGCGACCCCGAGCTGGCCGGCGCGTTCGACGACGTCAAGCTCATGTGCCTCAATCAGGTCGGCGAGGCCGACGAGGCCGCGGCCCTGGCCGGCAAGATGCTCGAGGCGAACAAGGACAACGCCATGGCCCTGAACGGCCTGGCCTGGACCATCGTCGACCCGGACCTGAAGCAGGACGTGGACCCGCGCCTGGCCCGCGTCGCGCTCGACGCCGCCCGCAAGGCGAACGACCTGACCGGCGATAAGGACATGGCCGTCCTGGACACCCTCGCCTGCGCCGAATACCGCGCCGGCAACGCCGAGGCCGCCGTCGCCGCCGAGGAGAAGGCCCTCAAGGCCCTCGAGGCCGCGGTGAAGGAGAAGGCCAAGGACCACCCGTATTACAAGCAGTTCACCGGCCGCATCGAGCTGTTCCGCAAGTCCGGCAAGAAGGCCGAGGCGAAGTGA